In Malassezia japonica chromosome 2, complete sequence, one DNA window encodes the following:
- a CDS encoding uncharacterized protein (COG:O; EggNog:ENOG503NW8Z), whose amino-acid sequence MSTEQREGVQVEVRQRSDSLLEREEVERRIEAALAAWEGCTTERVVPRDAYASLADDVERVYIAESDSGAPRVQHAKLIVHVYRPCPVDNVDEFGVGDAESQGMDNSVAATLAELPNRGLDGVWETLVYTDDVKARLLHYIYTTMRFAARGIDQNVITCNRVVLLHGPPGTGKTSLCRALAQKLAIRLGAQYTHGKLVEINSHSLFSKWFSESGKLVHRLFELIAELLEDESGFVVVLIDEIESLSKARSSAAAGVEPSDSIRVVNALLTELDKLKQRQNVLVMTTSNLSESIDPAFLDRADIRQYIGLPGTEAVYKILQSCLAELVRVGLASHEELAAYSDAAAAGGASAALLALAESCRGASGRSLRRMPVLAHARHLHARAHPSCHDWVVAMQAAWTEMQRDAARTSS is encoded by the exons ATGAGCacggagcagcgcgagggcgTCCAAG TCGAGGTACGCCAGCGCTCCGACTCgctcctggagcgcgaggaggtcgagcgccgcatcgaggcggcgctcgccgcgtggGAGGGGTGCAcgaccgagcgcgtcgtgccgcgcgacgcgtacgcgtcgctcgccgacgacgtcgagcgcgtgtaCATCGCCGAGagcg actcgggcgcaccgcgcgtgcagcacgccAAGCTCATCGTGCACGTGTACCGCCCGTGCCCGGTGGACAATGTCGACGAGTTTGGCGTGGGCGACGCCGAGAGCCAGGGCATGGACAATAGCgtggccgcgacgctcgccgagctgccgaACCGCGGCCTGGACGGGGTGTGGGAAAC CCTCGTGTATACCGACGACGTCAAGGCACGTCTCTTGCATTATATCTATACCACGATGCGCTTCGCTGCACGCGGCATCGACCAAAACGTCATTACGTGCAACCGCGTGGTCCTCCTGCACGGGCCGCCGGGCACCGGCAAGACGAGCCTGTGccgcgctctcgcgcaAAAGCTCGCgatccgcctcggcgcgcagtACACACACGGCAAGCTCGTCGAAATCAACTCGCACTCGCTCTTTTCCAAGTGGTTCTCCGAGTCGGGCAAGCTCGTGCACCGCCTCTTTGAGCTCATTGCCGAGCTTCTCGAGGACGAATCGGGTTTTGTCGTCGTGCTCATTGACGAAATCGAGAGCCTGTCCAAGGCACGCTCATCAGCCGCTGCGGGCGTCGAGCCGTCTGACTCGATCCGCGTCGTGAATGCGCTCCtgaccgagctcgacaagcTCAAGCAGCGCCAGAACGTGCTTGTAATGACGACGTCGAACCTTTCCGAGTCGATCGACCCTGCGTTCCTCGACCGCGCAGACATCCGGCAGTACATCGGCCTGCCGGGCACCGAGGCGGTATACAAAATCCTGCAGTCgtgcctcgccgagctcgtgcgcgtcgggcTCGCCAGccacgaggagctcgcagcgtacagcgacgcggccgcggcgggcggcgcgtcggcggcgctcctcgcatTGGCCGAgtcgtgccgcggcgcgtcggggcgctcgctgcgccgcatgccgGTCCTCGCACACGCACGCCATctgcacgcacgcgcacaCCCCTCGTGCCACGACTGGGTCGTCGCGATGCAGGCGGCATGGACAGAAATGCAGCGcgatgccgcgcgcacgtcTTCGTAA
- a CDS encoding polynucleotide adenylyltransferase (COG:L; EggNog:ENOG503NZSW) produces the protein MSAPGFGADDYIAFDLGEGSESDVPEEKQATTVDDAVREHATARSTPWATDVEWHRYRNVAEMLNAEVKTYSQWICPTQEEHACRVMVIELLQRALCSEWPDAEVRSFGSQDTQLYLPQGDIDLVVLSKSMDLRPRETTLRSIAGCLRAHGLAKDIQVIGRAKVPIIKFVCTYGHFHVDISINQANGLQAARLVNRWLAKMPGLRPLVMVVKQLLQQRALSEVFTGGLGSYSVTLMILSFLQLHPKLQMEEIAAERNLGTLLMELLELYGKNFGYDESGITVRGLGGYFNKRKRGWYDARKPFLLCIEDPHDVGNDIAKGSFAVISVRSALGGAFDILHAALCERANDLHAFRTRQRALHDAQQQSTHTHFGDEGDSRLHITSQTKEPESLLGSVLGVSREMIKRRTEIKDLFESHALQGRLAEFPPLAKGEKRAAEEEAPKKRAKTKRAAAERDAGVRPDDAPEVEISTPQAKVRKLQPSSGASEEDSKYAAPSRTRKRQRDMYAPPAEPSDSDADLLTNDAPFVTESSDSDAPPAPAPAPAPAPEAGQGLAIAGRAKRSKSSLSKADRHAYWKGKSGAEHGAVRDSS, from the exons ATGAGCGCGCCTGGATTCGGCGCGGACGACTACATCGCCTTCGACCTGGGGGAGGGGAGCGAGAGTGATGTGCCCGAGGAGAAGCAGGCGACGACTGTCGACGatgcggtgcgcgagcacgccaccgcgcgcagcacgccgtggGCGACCGATGTCGAGTGGCACCGGTACCGGAACGTGGCCGAAat GTTGAACGCAGAGGTAAAGACCTACTCGCAGTGGATCTGCCCTACACAAGAGGAGCACGCGTGCCGCGTGATGGTgatcgagctgctgcagcgcgcgctgtgcTCCGAGTGGCCGGACGCCGAAGTACGCTCGTTTGGGTCACAGGACACACAGCTGTACCTGCCGCAGGG cgacATCGACCTTGTAGTTCTGTCCAAGTCCATGGACCTGCGTCCCCGCGagacgacgctgcgcagcatTGCGGGGTGCCTccgggcgcacggcctcgcaAAGGACATCCAGGTCATTGGACGCGCCAAGGTGCCGATCATCAAGTTTGTGTGCACCTATGGCCACTTTCACGTCGATATCTCGATCAACCAGGCCAACGGACTGCAggccgcgcggctcgtCAACCGCTGGCTCGCCAAGATGCCGGGCTTGCGGCCGCTCGTGATGGTCGTCAAGCAGCTcttgcagcagcgcgcgctctcgGAAGTGTTCaccggcggcctcggctcATACAGCGTCACGCTCATGATCCTATCGTTTCTGCAGCTGCATCCCAAGCTGCAAATGGAAGAGATCGCCGCGGAACGCaacctcggcacgctgctcatggagctcctcgagctgtaCGGCAAAAACTTTGGGTACGACGAGAGCGGGATTACCGTGCGGGGTCTGGGGGGTTACTTTAACAAGCGCAAGCGGGGGTGGTACGACGCACGCAAGCCGTTTTTGCTCTGCATCGAAGACCCGCACGACGTCGGGAACGATATCGCCAAGGGCTCGTTTGCCGTGATCAGCGTGCGGTCCGCACTCGGCGGTGCATTCGATATcctgcacgcggcgctgtgcgagcgcgccaaCGACTTGCACGCTTTTCGtacgcgccagcgcgcactgcacgacgcgcagcagcagagCACGCACACCCACTTtggcgacgagggcgactCGCGCCTGCACATTACCAGCCAGACAAAAGAGCCCGAGAGCTTGCTCGGctcggtgctcggcgtgtcgcgcgaAATGATcaagcggcgcaccgagaTCAAGGACCTGTTCGAGTcgcacgcgctccagggccgcctcgccgagttcCCGCCTCTCGCCAAGGgcgagaagcgcgccgcggagGAAGAGGCACCCAAGAAACGTGCCAAGACCaagcgtgcggccgccgaaCGCGACGCGGGCGTACGCCCGGACGATGCGCCAGAGGTCGAGATCAGCACGCCCCAGGCCAaggtgcgcaagctccagccgagctcgggcgcgagcgAAGAAGACTCAAagtacgccgcgccgagccgcacacgcaagcgccagcgcgacatgtacgcgccgcccgccgagccgagcgactcggacgcAGATTTGCTCAcgaacgacgcgccgttcgtcaccgagtcgagcgacagcgacgcgccgcctgcgcctgcgcccgcgcccgcgcctgcgcccgaggcgggccAGGGCCTGGCGATCGCGGGGCGTGCAAAGCGGTCCAAATCGAGCCTCAGCAAGGCGGACCGCCACGCGTACTGGAAGGgcaagagcggcgcggagcatggcgccgtgcgcgacagTTCGTAG